Part of the Nicotiana sylvestris chromosome 5, ASM39365v2, whole genome shotgun sequence genome is shown below.
TTGCAAGATTTGTAGATGGCAAAATTAGTAAGTCAGATATCTTACACAAACTTAGTATCTCCATGGAAATGTTAACACTTCTTATAAGCACCCCAGAATTGAAATAGTGATATCAACATAGGCCTCTTATTAACAATACATAAAGGAAGCTTTGCATACTATAGGTAACTCGCGAGCATGCTAAATTTCATTGTTTATCAGGTAAATGTTTCATTCTAGCTGAGAGAGGCTTGCCCCTTTTACACTCTACGGGTGCACATGTACAAATGCTGCTATCATCGAAGAACTTCTAGTATCCATTTGTCACAATCATTTCCTAAACTTTCATGTATTTTCTGGGCAAAACAATGACGCGCGTAGAAATAAACCGGAATGAACACATTTATTTTGCAAATGCAGAAACCATTAGAAAATCATAATCTTCATGATCCAATTAAGTCTTCAAAAAAGCAGCCGATAAAATGCAAGAAAGTTAAACCAATGTAATGGTATTTTAATTGTTCTAACAAAAGAGTATCTTATAACAAACACATCAACTGTTTATTATCGATGTCAACACTTTTATCCAATGAAATAACAACTTATTTATACAATCAGTTGCAACACTTAAAAGTACTTTTCAGCACTTAATATTTATAAGCTATTTAACATTAGCTAACTCAAACGGGCTCTTAGAATATCATAATTCATGCTCCAATTAAGCCTTCAAAAAAGCAGATAAAATGCAAGAAAGAGCAACCAAAGTTAAACCTACGTTTAATGGGAAAGGAAAACCTACACAGGAAAAAAGAATTAGGAGTAATTAACTTTCAGATATCCCAAAAAACTCACCTGAGAAAACTACTACGCAAGATAGAAGATGTCATCAGTCATGAGAAGAATGTAGTGCAAAATCCTCAAAGGTGCATTCTTGAAGTCCAATTGGGGCAACCTCAATTCTCTAACTCTACAATTCCCATTTTCCTTTTCACATGACCATCTAAAATGAACTCTGTTCAAATCCAACTTCCTATACAGATACACAACTGAATCTTTACTGCTCTTGTTAGTCTTAAATAGTGTCCAGCCTACTCCAAGCAAAGTCTTTGTAAACCCATCCATAGAATCAATCCTAACCCCAGTTTTCCTCGAAATTAAGAAAAGGGTCGTAACATCCCAATTATTGTTACTCGAATAAAAACTGATTTCGTCAAATGGGTTGTGATTAGATTTCAAAAAAACCAACTTGAAGAACCCCTTTGAGAGATTAGCGAAAAGGCGCAAGTGGGAGAGAGAAGCAGTGGCTAAAGATGGAAAAGGGAGTGGAGCGGCGTCGTTTGATAATAAAAGGGATGAacatgaagaagaagaggaagttgTAGAGTGTGATACTACTGGCCATGAGAAGATGATGTGAGAAAGAGATGGGTTTGGGAAAAGATCCATACCTATGTCTCTAGCTAATGTGGCAAGTCTATATGAATCTTTTACCAATTCCTTTGTTGGAACGAAAAGCATCAATGGGATCTTGCCTGTAGTGTAAGACATGTTGTTGGTTATGGCTGCTATGTTTTCATGGTCAGTTTGATCGCAAATCTGATGAAAGGGTAAAGTAGCAAAGCGGGTAGGATTGACAATGGCATCTCCCGAAACCAATGAATGTACTAGCTTTAATGGAAGCATTCccctctctcctctctctctctctctctctctctctctctctctgtcatTCGGTGGAGAGAAATTCTTTAAAGTAGATGGGGTCGACACCTTGTTTCTTTTTTCGCCAATTAGAAGAAGGTAGTCAAACTTAAGATTATATCAAATGGTATATTGAAAAAAAAGTTACTTGACACTTTTTACATAAAATCTAAAAAGATTTGGACAAACCTAATAAGAACTAAGACAAAAAATTTATACTATAGTTTAGTAATAGTACCTGCGTATTGCTCGAATAATATTGAAGAATATTAGTTATAAGAAATCTTAGTGTCTTGCTAAAAAAATATATTAGATAATaatattttaacaacatttcaataGTCATCTTGTTTCTCAACATAATGTACCTTATAACAAAAcctttaaaataaagaaaataatcgTATAATCATTAAATAACTTGATTGGACACAATCTTTTTGATTATAGGTTGTTAGTTATACATATAGAAAAACTCAAATGTACCTGCATAATTTGAATACCTTGAAATTTGTGAGCTCATATGAACTGCATAATCATTATGACAAGTTTATGTTAGATCAGTCCAAGTGTAACATAATTTGTTTTACAAATTCGTCCGAAAAAGCAACTATTGTTACTCCTACACAAAAATAAATAGTAACTATCATGAGAAAAATAATCATCTTAAAATTTATATTGATTTTAATCATGATCGCAAACTTAAATCTTGTTGCTGCAAATTTATGAAAACATTAGTCTTATTATCTTGCTTGTGTGATTGCACTTTTCTGTGACGAATAATCTCTCCAGTGACATcaattatatttttgaaagaagtAATCATGATCAagttgataaaataaattaaactaaataaaaaagcaaattgaATTATTACCGAGTAAGTCATCCTCGTCAACATCAAGTTGGTTTATCGACTGCTCATAAGGTCAAAATTGTACATTATGAAGAATTTTAGTGATAGAACAAATAACGTGAAACATAAGACCAATAAGCACAAATTAAAGGTGGTGTGTACTACTAGAACGAGTGTGGAGGAAACAAATAATTCCCATTTCAGTATGAGTATCTTCAATCTTCGATTCATGAGTAATTGATAAACCAACTTGATGTTGACGAGAATGACATATTTGGTAATTATCCATGTCACTTTTttatttagtttaattagtttCTTAGATCAACTTGATCATGATTGCTTCTTTAACATGTAATAGATGTCATAGGAGAGATTGTTAGTCATGGAGAAGTGAAATTATACAAGCACGATATTAAGACTAGTGTTTTCATGAATTTGAAGCTCCGGGATCAAGAGTAAGCTCGCGATCATGATTAGAATTAATATACAACCTTCAGGATGATTATTTTATCATAATTAAGTTGCTATTTATTTTTGTGTAGGAGGAACAATATTTCGGCTATTTTTTGGGGCGAATTTGTAGAACAGATCATGCCTCACTTGGATGGATCTAACAATAAGCCTGTCATAGTGGTTATGCAACTCATAAGAGCTCATAAATTTCAAGGTATTCAAACTATATATGAATATTTGAGTTTTCTTATGTGTATAATTAACAGCTTATGATCACAAAAAGAATATGCATCATTCAAGCTATTTAAGAACTATAATATAATTTATTTCCTTTAATTTCTTAGAGATTTTATTATAAGGTGCATTATATTAAGAAACAAGATTACTattgaattttattaaaataatatgatctaaCAAGACGCTAAAATTTATCATTGATTAATATTCTTCAATTAATGATCAAGATGCCTTTGTCCCATTTATCGGGGTTAACCACATTAAAATTTATACATATAGCAACACTTTGTATCCTTCTATGGTTTCATATTATGGTCTATTACTTTTGGAATATTGTTGAGGAAATTCTTTCTTTAATCAGACAAACTCTTGACCGATTACTGATTTATCTCTTCTTAGATTTATTTTATGAGCTAGACGCATACTAAAGACTAAACCACTATGCCATATCACCTTTCTATTTCTTCCAATGCATCTCCAATATCTTTTATACTTTGCTCATTTGAATTTGAGATTTCCATTTCTTTTATAGATAATATTATAGATTTTAAATTAACATAAGAATTTATCTTTCATGTTCTAAATGTTGATTCAAAACAAAAGTTAAATATTTTATTAAGTAATACTTATTCAAAAGTACTTTACTAGACCGAAGTTAATTACTGGACAGTCATTCACTAAAc
Proteins encoded:
- the LOC104244907 gene encoding uncharacterized protein, translated to MLPLKLVHSLVSGDAIVNPTRFATLPFHQICDQTDHENIAAITNNMSYTTGKIPLMLFVPTKELVKDSYRLATLARDIGMDLFPNPSLSHIIFSWPVVSHSTTSSSSSCSSLLLSNDAAPLPFPSLATASLSHLRLFANLSKGFFKLVFLKSNHNPFDEISFYSSNNNWDVTTLFLISRKTGVRIDSMDGFTKTLLGVGWTLFKTNKSSKDSVVYLYRKLDLNRVHFRWSCEKENGNCRVRELRLPQLDFKNAPLRILHYILLMTDDIFYLA